A part of Micromonospora chersina genomic DNA contains:
- a CDS encoding APC family permease, whose amino-acid sequence MTQPPAPSETGTQVERFGYRQELSRTLSFTDLLIYGLIFMVPIAPFGIFGSVYAGSGGMVALAYIIGMVAMMFTALSYAQMVRAFPMAGSVYTYTGRGIAPPVGFLAGWVILLDYVLVPGLLYLVASVAMHSLVPGVPVWVWLAAFVVLNTVVNYFGIRMTARVNRVMLAAEVVILAIFLVVGVVALARGKGAGFSLRPLFDADTFSWPLVFGAVSIAVLSFLGFDGISMLAEESREEARQIGRAMVGALLLAGALFVVQTWVAALLVPDAPSLLDNGDPEGTAFYDAARAAGGAWLAGLTALATAIAWGFANSLVAQAATSRLLYAMARDRQMPRFLARINPKHKVPANATLLVAAISLALGLYMASRDDGISLLSTLVNFGAMTAFLALHVSVVTHYVVRNGSRDWLRHLVVPVIGFLILLYVVINAKVAAQVLGFVWLGVGLLVLLAFYLTGRRPELAALVDVAHESTDEPVKEPH is encoded by the coding sequence GTGACTCAACCTCCCGCCCCATCCGAGACAGGTACCCAGGTCGAACGGTTCGGCTACCGGCAGGAACTGAGCCGGACCCTCAGCTTCACCGACCTGCTCATCTACGGACTGATCTTCATGGTGCCGATCGCGCCCTTCGGCATCTTCGGCAGCGTGTACGCCGGCTCCGGCGGCATGGTCGCGCTCGCCTACATCATCGGCATGGTGGCGATGATGTTCACCGCCCTGTCGTACGCGCAGATGGTCCGCGCGTTCCCCATGGCCGGCTCCGTCTACACCTACACCGGTCGCGGCATCGCACCGCCCGTCGGCTTCCTCGCCGGCTGGGTGATCCTGCTCGACTACGTCCTCGTGCCCGGCCTGCTCTACCTGGTGGCCAGCGTGGCCATGCACTCCCTCGTGCCCGGTGTGCCGGTGTGGGTGTGGCTGGCCGCCTTCGTCGTGCTCAACACCGTCGTCAACTACTTCGGCATCCGGATGACCGCCCGGGTCAACCGGGTGATGCTCGCCGCCGAGGTGGTCATCCTCGCCATCTTCCTGGTCGTCGGAGTGGTCGCGCTGGCCCGGGGCAAGGGTGCGGGCTTCTCGCTCCGGCCCCTGTTCGACGCGGACACCTTCTCCTGGCCGCTGGTCTTCGGCGCGGTGTCGATCGCCGTGCTCTCCTTCCTCGGCTTCGACGGGATCTCCATGCTGGCCGAGGAGAGCCGCGAGGAGGCCCGGCAGATCGGCCGCGCGATGGTCGGGGCGCTGCTCCTGGCCGGCGCCCTGTTCGTCGTGCAGACCTGGGTCGCCGCCCTGCTGGTGCCGGACGCGCCCAGCCTGCTCGACAACGGCGACCCCGAGGGAACCGCGTTCTACGACGCGGCGCGCGCGGCCGGCGGGGCCTGGCTGGCCGGGCTGACCGCCCTGGCCACCGCGATCGCCTGGGGCTTCGCCAACTCCCTGGTCGCCCAGGCCGCGACCTCCCGCCTGCTCTACGCGATGGCCCGCGACCGGCAGATGCCGCGCTTCCTCGCCCGGATCAACCCGAAACACAAGGTGCCGGCCAACGCGACCCTGCTGGTCGCCGCGATCTCCCTGGCGCTCGGCCTCTACATGGCCAGCCGGGACGACGGCATCTCGCTGCTGTCCACACTCGTCAACTTCGGCGCCATGACGGCGTTCCTGGCGCTGCACGTCTCCGTCGTGACCCACTACGTGGTGCGCAACGGCAGCCGGGACTGGTTGCGGCACCTGGTGGTGCCGGTGATCGGATTCCTGATCCTGCTCTACGTCGTGATCAACGCGAAGGTGGCCGCCCAGGTGCTCGGCTTCGTCTGGCTCGGCGTCGGGCTGCTGGTCCTGCTGGCCTTCTACCTGACCGGCCGGCGTCCCGAGCTCGCCGCGCTCGTCGACGTCGCCCACGAGAGCACCGACGAGCCGGTGAAGGAGCCGCACTGA
- a CDS encoding acetamidase/formamidase family protein encodes MTDVVKYRPEPDELSYTFGGREAVLRVRPGTILELYTEDCFGGRVRTVDDLPSQVCQFPYLNPVTGPVHVEGAEPGDTLAVHFISIEPARDWAVSTTFPHFGALTSTHTTATLQPPLDEVVWRYDVDVAAGTATYRARRGDYTVALPLDPMHGTAGVAPGAFEARMTITPDAHGGNMDTPELRAGVTAYFGVNVSGALFALGDGHCRQGHGEVCGTGIEAAMNTTVVVDVIKGAGTPWPRLESDDALMSTGSARPLEDAYRISQHDLVTWTAELVGLDQLDAYQLVSQAGEAPVGNVCDTNYTMVAKVDKRYLGGLGGYGGVHARLRETAQHYLNHR; translated from the coding sequence ATGACCGACGTGGTGAAGTACCGGCCGGAGCCGGACGAGCTCTCCTACACCTTCGGCGGGCGCGAGGCGGTGCTCCGGGTGCGCCCGGGCACGATCCTCGAGCTCTACACCGAGGACTGCTTCGGCGGGCGCGTCCGCACCGTCGACGACCTGCCGTCGCAGGTCTGCCAGTTCCCGTACCTCAACCCGGTGACGGGACCCGTCCACGTCGAGGGAGCCGAGCCCGGTGACACCCTCGCCGTGCACTTCATCTCCATCGAGCCGGCCCGCGACTGGGCCGTGTCGACCACCTTCCCGCACTTCGGCGCGCTCACCAGCACCCACACCACGGCGACCCTGCAACCCCCGCTCGACGAGGTGGTCTGGCGGTACGACGTCGACGTCGCCGCGGGCACGGCGACGTACCGGGCCCGCCGGGGCGACTACACGGTGGCGCTGCCGCTGGACCCGATGCACGGCACCGCCGGGGTGGCGCCGGGCGCCTTCGAGGCCCGTATGACGATCACCCCGGACGCGCACGGCGGCAACATGGACACGCCGGAGCTGCGGGCCGGGGTCACCGCGTACTTCGGGGTGAACGTGTCGGGAGCGCTCTTCGCCCTCGGTGACGGGCACTGCCGGCAGGGCCACGGCGAGGTCTGCGGCACCGGCATCGAGGCGGCCATGAACACCACCGTCGTGGTGGACGTGATCAAGGGAGCGGGCACCCCGTGGCCGCGGCTGGAGTCGGACGACGCGCTCATGTCCACCGGCTCGGCCCGCCCGCTGGAGGACGCGTACCGGATCAGCCAGCACGACCTGGTCACCTGGACCGCCGAGCTGGTCGGGCTGGACCAGCTCGACGCGTACCAACTGGTCAGCCAGGCCGGCGAGGCGCCCGTCGGCAACGTGTGCGACACGAACTACACGATGGTGGCCAAGGTGGACAAGCGCTACCTGGGCGGGCTCGGCGGATACGGCGGGGTGCACGCCCGGCTGCGGGAGACGGCCCAGCACTACCTGAACCACCGCTGA
- a CDS encoding metallophosphoesterase family protein: MIERVAVLSDIHGALPALEAVLAEPDVAAADLIVLTGDIAAGPQPVEVLDLLASLGDRACWVGGNADRELVEARAGRPAQIEVSDWAATQLRDDQVVRLAALPPTVTLPVAGLGQVLFCHATPRDDEEMVLVDSRLERWAEVFAGLPAEVGAVVCGHTHMPFTRLVDRRLVVNPGSVGMPYGGAGAWWALLGPGVQLRRTAFDVDAACARVAAESLFPDAAAWADEYLRSRHSDADALAVFGPRDGR, translated from the coding sequence ATGATCGAGCGGGTAGCTGTCCTCTCCGACATCCACGGCGCGCTGCCGGCGCTGGAGGCCGTCCTGGCCGAGCCGGACGTGGCCGCCGCCGACCTGATCGTGCTCACCGGCGACATCGCGGCCGGCCCGCAGCCGGTCGAGGTGCTCGACCTGCTCGCCTCGCTCGGCGACCGGGCCTGCTGGGTCGGCGGCAACGCCGACCGGGAACTGGTCGAGGCGCGGGCCGGGCGGCCGGCGCAGATCGAGGTGTCCGACTGGGCGGCGACCCAGCTCCGCGACGACCAGGTGGTCCGGTTGGCCGCGCTCCCGCCCACCGTCACGCTGCCGGTCGCCGGCCTCGGCCAGGTGCTCTTCTGCCACGCCACCCCCCGGGACGACGAGGAGATGGTGCTTGTCGACTCCCGGCTGGAACGGTGGGCCGAGGTCTTCGCCGGGCTGCCGGCCGAGGTGGGCGCTGTGGTCTGCGGGCACACCCACATGCCGTTCACCCGGCTCGTCGACCGCCGGCTGGTGGTCAACCCGGGCAGCGTCGGCATGCCGTACGGCGGCGCGGGCGCCTGGTGGGCGCTGCTCGGGCCGGGCGTGCAACTGCGCCGGACCGCCTTCGACGTGGACGCCGCGTGCGCCCGGGTGGCCGCCGAGTCGCTCTTCCCGGACGCCGCAGCCTGGGCCGACGAGTACCTGCGCTCGCGCCACTCCGACGCGGACGCGCTCGCCGTCTTCGGCCCGCGCGACGGCCGCTGA
- a CDS encoding Crp/Fnr family transcriptional regulator has protein sequence MDEVLARSGIFQGVDPEAAEALAKEMETIEVRKGEVVFNEGEPGDSLYILLSGKIKVGRRAADGRQNLIAVMGPSDMVGELSLFDPGPRTATATAVTDTRLVRLRKQALRPWLNNRPEIAEQLLRVLARRLRRTNDSLADLIFTDVPGRVAKNLLQMAGRFGTRDGGVLRVTHDLTQEEIAQLVGASRETVNKALADFASRGWLRLDGKSIIILDPERLARRARV, from the coding sequence ATGGACGAGGTACTGGCCCGCAGCGGGATCTTCCAGGGTGTCGACCCGGAGGCTGCCGAGGCGCTCGCCAAGGAGATGGAGACGATCGAGGTCCGCAAGGGCGAGGTCGTCTTCAACGAGGGCGAGCCCGGCGACAGTCTCTACATCCTCCTGTCCGGCAAGATCAAGGTGGGTCGCCGCGCGGCGGACGGCCGGCAGAACCTGATCGCCGTGATGGGCCCGTCGGACATGGTCGGCGAGCTGTCGCTCTTCGACCCCGGCCCGCGTACGGCGACGGCCACGGCGGTCACCGACACCCGGCTGGTCCGGCTGCGCAAGCAGGCGCTGCGCCCGTGGCTGAACAACCGGCCCGAGATCGCCGAGCAGCTGCTGCGCGTGCTGGCCCGCAGGCTGCGCCGGACGAACGACTCGCTGGCCGACCTGATCTTCACCGACGTGCCCGGGCGGGTCGCCAAGAACCTGCTCCAGATGGCCGGCCGGTTCGGCACCCGCGACGGCGGCGTGCTGCGCGTGACCCACGACCTGACCCAGGAGGAGATCGCCCAGCTCGTCGGCGCCTCCCGGGAGACCGTCAACAAGGCCCTGGCCGACTTCGCCTCGCGCGGCTGGCTGCGGCTGGACGGCAAGAGCATCATCATCCTCGACCCGGAGCGCCTGGCCCGCCGCGCGCGGGTCTGA
- a CDS encoding adenosylcobinamide amidohydrolase, with the protein MLSEPFLTSRPEDGSDIPLLVWRAEAPLLAVGSAPLGGGIGVRRWVVNATVPMSYDRDDPAAHLAELADGLGLTGPGVGLLTGVDVTEVVARADGGVRVWATVGLGTPVWAAEPEPAAPAQRVGTVNIVVHVPVRLGDAALVNAVATATEAKAQAIWELGLPATGTPTDAVTVLCPADGEPAPYGGPRSAWGAPLARAVHAAVLAGGAGTVVPWSDRLAG; encoded by the coding sequence GTGCTGAGCGAGCCGTTCCTGACCAGCCGGCCCGAGGACGGGTCGGACATCCCGCTGCTGGTCTGGCGGGCCGAGGCGCCGCTGCTGGCGGTCGGGTCCGCCCCGCTGGGCGGCGGGATCGGCGTACGCCGGTGGGTCGTCAACGCGACAGTGCCGATGTCGTACGACCGGGACGACCCGGCCGCGCACCTGGCCGAGCTGGCCGACGGCCTCGGTCTGACCGGGCCCGGGGTCGGGCTGCTGACCGGGGTCGACGTGACCGAGGTGGTGGCCCGCGCGGACGGCGGCGTGCGGGTCTGGGCGACCGTCGGCCTCGGCACCCCGGTCTGGGCGGCCGAGCCCGAGCCCGCCGCGCCCGCCCAGCGGGTCGGCACGGTCAACATCGTCGTGCACGTCCCGGTCCGGCTCGGCGACGCCGCCCTCGTCAACGCGGTGGCCACGGCCACCGAGGCGAAGGCGCAGGCGATCTGGGAGCTGGGGTTGCCGGCCACCGGCACCCCCACCGACGCGGTCACCGTGCTGTGCCCGGCCGACGGCGAGCCGGCCCCGTACGGCGGTCCCCGCTCGGCCTGGGGCGCCCCGCTGGCCCGGGCCGTGCACGCGGCGGTCCTGGCCGGCGGCGCCGGCACGGTCGTGCCCTGGTCCGACCGGTTGGCGGGCTGA